The Candidatus Eisenbacteria bacterium nucleotide sequence CGAGTTCATCGAGAGGGAGAGCGCGCACGCGGGCGCGGGTTGGGACGCGCCGCGCGAAGTGAAGCGCGAGCGGAGCGGGCGCCCGTGGGAGGGAAACGCAGGGATGCTCGGCGGATGGAACCCGATCACCTATCGAACGATCTCCCCCCCGGATGACGGCGCGATCGATCTCTCCCTTCCCGATTGGATTCGCTTCTTCGGAAGGAGACACGTGGGGGGCGGGCCCGCCCGCCGCGCGGCCGACGGGGCTCTTCTCTCGGAGAAGAAGTCCGCGGGGCCGGACGATCTCGAGGCCTCTTGGTTCGATCCGGAGACGAAACAGCGAGAACCGTGGGATTGGGAACGGTCCGGCGCCGTCGAGATGAATTGCTTCCTCTGCCACCTTCCCGATCCGGACAACGAGGCGAGGATCGCCGCTCTCGAGAGCGGCGCGTTCCGCTGGGCGACCACCTTCACTCTCGCCCGCACCGGCGTGGGAGGGCGGAGCGGAGCGATCTGGAGGTGGAATCGGGACGCTTTCGATGAAGAGGGACGCGTGAGGAGCGATCGAATCCGGGTGCAGGATCCCGCGAACGAGGCCTGCGGCCGCTGCCACGGTCTCGTTCACGGCGATCCGGACATGCCGGTTCTCCTCAAGAGCTGCGTCCCGGACTACTGGACCACGCTCACCACGGGACAAATCCTTTCACCCCAAAGGATCTCGGAGTCGGGCATCAATTTGAAAGACAAGACGGCCCTTTTCCGTTCGTGGGACGTGCACGCGGAGCGAAGACTCTCCTGCGTCGATTGCCATCACTCGGTGAACAGCCCGGTCCACGGGCGCGTCTCCGAATCCGCCGGCCTCGAGCACCTCCGCTTCGACCCGCGCAAGATGTCGATGGGCGAATACTTGAAGCGTCCGAGCCACCGGCTGGCCCGCGCGGGAGGCGCTTCCGCGGAAGGCGCCGAAGAAGGAGGCGGGTCCTCGCAGGAATGCGAGAGCTGCCACCTCGCGGAGAAGACGCACGAGTGGCTCCCCCATTGGAGGCGCCACATCACAGTCCTCTCGTGCAACGCGTGCCACACGCCCCGGCTCTACGCGCCGGCCCGGCAGACGATCGACTGGACGGTTCTCACCCCGGAGCGGAAGCCCCGGGTCGCCTGCCGGGGAGACGAATCGACAGGGGCCGACCCTCTCGCACTCGTGGAGAGTCATGAGCCGATCCTTCTCCCGCGCGCGGGCGGGAAGAGCGCTGGAACGCTTCATCCGCACAACCTCATCTCTTCCTGGTTCTGGGTCGAAGGCGAGCCGGAACGCCCCGTCACCGAAGCGCGCCTCGCGGAGGCCTTCTTCGACGGGAACGATTACCGGAAAGAGATCCTCGCGGCGCTCGACGCGAACCGGGACGGGATTGTCGAAGAAAACGAGCTCGTTCTCGACACGCCCGAGAAGACCGCCGCGATTCGCGATCGGCTTCTCGCGGTCGGTTCAGCCGATCCGCGGATCGAGGCGGAGGTCCGGCCCTACTCGATTCCGCACAACGTGACGACCGGCGAGTGGGCGACGAGGGATTGCCGCACTTGTCACGGACCCGATTCTCGTCTCTCGCGCGCCTTTCCGCTCGCGGAGGAGGCGCCGGGAGGCGTCTTGCCCGCATTCATCGCCCGAGCTTCGGCCGTTCCCGCCGGGGAGATCGTCCGCGAAGCGAACGGCGAAATCCTGTTCGTCCCGAGCACGCGCGCGATGGGACTGCATGTCCTTGGACACGACTCCTCGCGAACGGCGAACCGGATCGGGCTCATCGGCGTCGGTGCCGTTCTTCTCGGGATCGCCGCGCACGGCGGCCTCCGAATCCGCTCCGCGCGCCGGCGCAGGGCGCTCCGCGGAGAGCGCTCCGCTTCGCCAACCACGCGCATCGTCATGTACGGCCCCTACGAGCGTCTTTGGCATTGGCTTCAAGCGCTCGCGATTCTCGCTCTTCTCGCGACCGGAATCGCCGTTCATCTCCCCGGACGCGTTCCTTTCATCGACTTCGCTCTCGCGGTGCGCGCGCATAGCATTCTCGGCTTCCTCGTCGTGATCAACGCGGCCCTTGCCGCCTTCTATCACGTGGCGGGCGGGGAGATCCGCCAGTACCTCCCCGAGCGGGGAAACTTCTTCTCTCAAGCGATCGAGCAGACGCGTTACTACCTCGGCGGCGTGTTCCGGGGAGAGCCCCACCCGTTCACGAAGCGCCCCGGCCGCAAGCTGAACCCGCTGCAACAGATTACGTACCTCGCGATCCTGAACGTCCTTCTTCCCCTTCAGACGATCACGGGCGTTCTCGTTTGGGGCGCGGATCGCTGGCCGAGCGTCGACGCGGCCCTCGGCGGTCTCCCTCTCCTCGCCGCCGTTCACGCCGCCGGCGCCTGGCTTTTCGCGGCGTTCCTCGCCATGCACGTCTATCTCGCCACGACCGGCCCCACGCCCGGCGCCCACATCCGCGCGATGATCGCCGGCTGGGAAGAAGCGCCGGAAGAAGGCGGCCACAAGGAGGAATCCCGTTGAGCGCACGAGCCAATTCGCGCGAATACTTGAACCCTTATCTTGCGGGAGCTCTTCTCGGCGTTGTCCTGTTCCTCGCCTTCTTCACAACGGGGAACGGGCTCGGCGCCTCGGGAGGGATCGCGCGGATCCTCGTTTCCGTCGAGGACCGTCTCGTCCCGGAGCACGTGGACCGCACTCCCCACCTCCTCGCGATGGCGGGCGGGGACACGAACCCGCTCGACAACTGGATCGTTTTCGTCACGATCGGCGCGCTTCTCGGTGGTTTCGCTTCCGGGCTCCTGCACGGAAGGATCCGCACGGAGACGCAGAAGGGACCGCGCATCTCCTCAGGATCGCGATGGTTCTTCGCGTTTCTCGGCGGTCTCGTGATGGGATACGGAGCGCGTCTCGCCCGAGGCTGCACGTCCGGGCAGGCCTTGTCGGGAGGCGCGGTTCTCTCGGTCGGAAGCTGGGCCTTCATGTTCGCGGTCTTCGGCGGCGGCTACGCGCTCGCGTGGTTCGTCCGAAGGCTCTGGACCTGACGGATCCGCCCAAGAGGAGAACGCACAATGGCGCCTTTCGCGTTGATCGACATTCTCGGGAAACCGGCAACCTATAGTATTTATCTCTTGATCGGTTTCGCCTTCGGCGCGGTGCTCGAGATGGCGGGCTTCGCCGACTCTCGAAGGCTCGCCGCCCAGTTCTATCTCCGGAACATGACGGTCCTAAAGGTGATGTTCGGTGCCATCGTGACGGCGATGGTGCTTCTCTTTCTCGCCTCCGGTCTCGGCCTGCTCGACATGGGCCGCGTTTGGGTGAACCCGACCTACCTCGTCCCCGGAATCGTCGGCGGGCTTCTGATGGGAGTCGGCTTCATCTTGGGAGGCTTCTGCCCGGGCACCTCGATCGTCGCCCTCGCGAACCTCAAGATCGACGGCCTCTTCTTCTTTCTCGGTGTGAGCGCCGGCGTGGTCCTCTTCGGAGAGACCGTCGGGCTCTACGAGGGGTTCTACCACTCGACGCCGATGGGCCGCTTCACGCTCTCCGAGTGGCTCGGAATCCCCGAAGGATGGGTGGTCCTTCTCGTTGTGCTCATGGCCCTTTTCATGTTCTGGGGAGCGGAGAAGCTCGAGGGGATCTACGGAGAGCGCGGGGAGCCCGCTCGCGCGTCCGGACGCCGATTCCCTCCGAGGCTCGCGGGGGCCGCCGCGCTCGTCGTGCTCGCTCTCGTCGTGCTCGGCATCGGGCAGCCGACGAGCGCGGAGCAGTGGGAGCGCATCGCCCCCCGCAAGCAGCCTCTTCTCGACGAGCGCCGCGTCCAGATCCATCCCGCGGAGCTCGTCGATCTCGCCCGCAACGATCAGGTCCGATTGCTCCTGTTGGACCTTCGAGATGAAAGCGATTTCAACGTCTTTCATCTGGTCGATTCGCGGCGCGTGACGCTCGAGGAAGTCCGCGACGGGCTTCCCGCGCTCGGTCTCCTCTCCGCTCCTGCGAACACGGTGACCGTGCTGATCTCGAACGGGGAAGAGCGGGCGACCGACGCGTGGAAGCTCCTCGCGACGAGCGGCGTTCTGAACGTCTACATTCTCGAAGGGGGGATCAACAACTGGCTGGACGTCTACGGACATCCGGAGCATGATGCGATCTGTCCCGAGGGGGAAGCGAGCGGCGGGACGGCAAGAATCGAGGCGTTCGCCCACCGCTTCGAGCACGCGCTCGGCTCGGCGCAACCGAGCGCGGATCCGGACGCGCTCGCGGAACGCGCGATCGAGTTCACGCCCAAGGTCGAGCTGCAGATCCGCAAGAAGCTCGGCGGCGGGTGCGGATAGAAGAGAACGGAGAGAAGCGACCGGGTTCGCTGCCGCCGAGGCGCCCGAGCGAGCGAAGGAGTTCGGCGGGAAGATCAAACGAACCATCGGAGGGCCGGCGCGTTGGCTGGGGTCTCACGGTGGGAACGCGGAGGAACATGGAATGGCGAAGTCGAGGATCGTTCGGATCGCAGCGGCGGCCGTGCTCGTGCTCGGGCCAGGAACTGCGGAGGCCACGAACGGGTACTTTAGCCACGGGGTCGGCATGAAGGCGAAGGGGATGGGAGGCGCGGCGATCGCGGCCCCGCAGGACGCGCTCTCGGCGGGAAGCAATCCGGCCGCTCTTGGCTTCGTCGGCGACCGAGCGGACATCGGTTTCGAGTTGTTTCGGCCCGAGCGCCGAAGCGAGATCACGGGGAACATGAATCCCCCGCTCAATGCAGTCTACGACGCGAACGGGAAGCGGAACTTCGTCTCGCCCGAACTCGGCTTCAGCAAGAATCTCGGGGGACGTTTCGCGGCGGGAATCGCGCTTTACGGGCGGGGTGGAATGAACACCTCCTACACGACGCCGATCGGGCTTTTCGGAACCGACGACGCCGGCGTCGACCTCGCGCAGCTCCTCGTCGTTCCCGCGATCTCCGTCCGGATGGGGGAATGGAGCGCCGTCGGGATCGGGATAAACTTTCTCTATCAACGTTTTCAGGCGACCGGGCTCGAGAACTTCACGGTCACGGAGCCGCGACCTTACAGTTTGCACCCCGACAAGATCACGAACAACGACTACGCCTCCTCGACGGGATTCGGGGTCGCGGTCGGCTGGATGGGAAGGCTCCTTCCGCGCCTGGCGATCGGCGCCGCCTACCAATCGAAGATCTCCGCATCTGAGTTCGATGAGTACGCAGGCCTCTTCGCGGGGAAGGGGGACTTCGACATCCCCTCGTCCTTCGGAGCAGGGATCGGCATCGACCTAACCGACAGGATTCTTCTCGCGTTCGACGCGACGCGCATCCTCTACACGGATGTCCCCGCAGTCTCGAACCCGCTCCTTCCGAATCTCGGAACGGCGCCCCTCGGCGACGAGAACGGCGCGGGGTTCGGATGGGAGGACATGACCGTCTTCAAGGTCGGGCTCTCCGCGGCAGCGACGCGCGCGCTCACGCTCCGGTGCGGGTACAACTACGGCGGCCAACCGATCCCCGCTTCGGAAACGCTGTTCAACATGCTCGCGCCCGGAGTCGTCGAGCACCACGCGACATTCGGAGCGACCTGGAGCTCCCCTTGCGGCGGGGAACTCACCTTCGCCTACATGCACGCGTTCGAGAAGACCGTCGCGGGCGAGGGATCGATTCCGCCCGGAACGCCGGAACAGGGAGGGATGGGAGGCGGCGAGGCGAACCTCACGATGCTCGAGAATTCGTTCGGCCTCGCCTACGGTCGGAGTTTCTAGCCCGGGCGCCAAACCTGGTAGAATCGGACGTTGATGAGTCGTTCGCCCTTCACAGCCGAAGACCTGAAGCAGCTCGCCGAAGCCGGGATCGATCCGAACGAGGCGCTGCGGCAGGTCGGTCTCCTCGCGAATCCGCCCGCGTACGCGAGGCTCGTTCGCCCGTGCACGCCGGGCGACGGGATCCGCGTTCTCTCCCGCGGCGAGATCGAGGAGTCGCTCGCCGCCTACGAGCGCGCGCGCGCTGCGAACCGGCTCTCCAAGTTTGTCCCCGCGAGCGGCGCCGCGACGCGCATGTTCCAATCGCTTCTCTGGTTCCTGAAGGAGACGCGCGACTTCACGCGCGAGGAAATCGAGGACGTAGCCGCGAAGGGGACGCCCCAGTTCGAGGAGCTTGGACGCTTTCTCGAGGGAGCACGATCGCCGGAGGGCTTCGCGTTTCGCGAGGCGCTCCGGGTTGCGCTCGCGGGAAAGGGTCTTGTTCTCGAGGAGCTCGCGGCGGCGCGCCGGTACCGTCCGATCCTCGAGACGCTCCTTGTCGAGATGGACTACGGCCGGCTCCCGAAAGGCCTCATCCCCTTCCATGCGCACGAGGACGGAATCCGAACCGCCTTCGAAGAACACTTGGTCGAAACGGCGCTCGACGCGCGAAACGCGGACGGAACCTGTCGCCTGCATTTCACGGTTTCTCCGGAGCACGAGCCGGTCTTCCGAGCGCTCCTCGCGGAAGCCGGGCCGCGCTTGGGAGAGAAGCTCGGTGTCCGTTACGACGTCGGCTTCTCCGGGCAGAAGCCTTCCACGGACACGCTCGCTCTCGACGATCGGGGCGAGCCTTTCCGCGAGGCGGACGGACGGCTGCTTCTCCGTCCCGGCGGACACGGCGCGCTTCTCGAAAACCTGAACGACATCCAAGGGGACATCGTCCTCATTAAGAACATCGACAACGTGGCGGCGCGCCGGCTCGGAACGGATCCGATCGAGTGGAAGAAAGTCCTTGCGGGATACCTGGTCCGCCTTCAGGAGCTCGTCTTCCGCCTGCTCGCGCGGCTCGAAGAAGGGGACGCGATTGTCGAGGAGGCCTCTCTCTTCGCGCGCGACGTCCTCGCGATCGCTCCGCACGGCGAGGAGAAGCGGAACCTATCCCGGGAAGAGCGGCGCGCGTTCCTCATTCGAAAGCTCGCGCGCCCCATCCGCGTTTGCGGGATGGTCCCGAACGCGGGACATGTGGGAGGAGGGCCCTTCTGGGTACTCGGCCGCGACGGAACCGTCTCTCTTCAAGTCGTCGAGAGCGCCGAGATCGATCCGCGCTCGGAGACGCAGCAGGCGATCCTTGCGGCGTCGACTCACTTCAGCCCGGTGGAACTCGTCTGCGGCGTGCGGGGCCCTCGCGGCGATCCTTATGATCTCAATCGATTCGCCGATCCCGAGGCCGTGTTCATCAGCTCGAAGTCGCGAGGCGGGAGGAAGCTCAGGGCTCTCGAGCGCCCCGGCCTTTGGAACGGAGGCATGGCCGACTGGATCACGGTCTTCGTCGAGTCGCCGGCGGAGACCTTCACACCCGTGAAGCGCGTCACGGATCTTCTTTCTCTGGCACACAAAGTCGGGTGATGTTGCCCGCCTGGGCATCATGATCCGCGCGCAAGAAGAAGACCACGCTCCCTCGACCGCGGGAGATCCGTCCCACGGGACCGCTCGGTCCAACCTCAATCCGGAAGAAACGCTTCAAGTATCTTCTCGGTCGGGACCCGGGGCAAGAGGCTGCCGGTTCAAACACCCCTCGCGCGCCGGGCCACGGCAGGCAGCCGGATCGGCGGGCCCCGATGCGCTCGGGAACCCGCCGGTTCACCCCCTTGCCTGGACGCCCGCGCCGGGAGCGTCATTCTGATGGATTCGGCTATCCGGCCGCCTCGCGCGCTTCCCTCGGGGCGTATTTCCAGCTCGCCTTCACGTGCTCCCTGTACATCCTCTGGATGTTGGAGAGCGTGATCAGCTTCGGACACGACGCCTCGCACTCTGCGACGTTCGAGCAATTGCCGAAGCCCTCGCGATCCATCGCGGCCACCATGTTGAGGGCGCGCGCGACACGTTCAACCTGTCCCTGCGGCAAGAGGGCGTACTGCGAGATCTTGGCGCCGACGAAGAGCATCGCCGATGCGTTCGGGCAGGAGGCGACGCACGCGCCGCAGCCGATGCACGCCGCCGCGTCCATCGCCAGATCCGCGTCTTCCTTGCGGATCGGGATCGCGTTGGCGTCGGGGATTCCTCCCGTGTTCACCGAGACGTAACCTCCGGCCTCGATGATCCGGTCGAATGCGGAGCGGTCGACCATGAGGTCCTTGATCACCGGGAACCCCTTGGCCCGCCAAGGCTCGATCACGATCGTGTCCCCATCCTTGAAGTTTCGCATGTGAAGCTGGCAGACGGTCGTGCCGCGCACCGGGCCGTGCGCCTGCCCGTTGATCATGAGCCCGCAACAGCCGCAAATTCCCTCCCGGCAGTCGTGCTCGAAGACGACCGGCTCCTCCCCTTTCAGGACGAGTACCCGGTTCAGATCGTCGAGCATCTCGAGAAAGGACTGGTCCGGGGAGACGTCGTCCAGCACATAAGCCACCAGGCGTCCCTTCTCCTTGGGTCCGCTTTGGCGCCAGACCTTCAGCGTCAGCTTCATGTTCCCCGCGCTCATCACTTGTAACTCCTTACCGAAGGCGTGACGAACTCGAACTTGAGCTCTTCCTTGTGCAGGGTCGGCGCCTTCCCGACACCGTTCCATTCCCAAGCGGAAACGTAGGAGAAGTTCTCGTCGTCCCGGATGGCCTCGCCGTCGGGCGTCTGGCTCTCCTCGCGCAAATGACAACCGCACGACTCCGTGCGGCTCGCCGCGTCTTCGACCATGAGGTCCGCCAGCTCGAGGAACTCCGCGACGCGGAGCGCGCTCTCGAGAACCGGGTTGAGATCCCCGTTCCGCCCGACGACCTTCGCGTTCTCCCAGAACTCTGCGCGGATCTCCGAGATGCGCTTCTTCGCGATGTTGAGCCCCTCGGCGTTCCGCGACATCCCGCAGTAGTCCCACAGGACCTGCCCGAGATCCCTGTGGATCTCCTCGACGGTTTTGTTTCCCTTGAGTGCGAGGAGACGATCGATGTGCGCTTTCGTCTCCGCGATCACCGCCCGGCACGCGTCGTGATCCGGCTTCACCTTCGGAAGCTTGGTCCCTGCGAGGTATCCGGCGATTGTGTACGGGATGACGAAGTAGCCGTCCGCGAGCCCCTGCATGAGCGCGCTCGCCCCGAGCCGGTTCGCGCCGTGATCGCTGTAGTTCGCCTCGCCGATCACGAAGAGCCCCGGGACGTTGCTCATCAAGTTGTAGTCGACCCAGAGGCCGCCCATCGTGTAGTGCGGGGCCGGGTAGATCCGCATCGGCAACTCGTACGGGTCCTCGTCGGTGATCATCTTGTACATGTCGAAGAGGTTGCCGTACTTGGCCTCGATCACCGCTCGCCCGTCCCTGCGGATGGCGTCCGCGAAATCGAGATAGACCGCTTGTCCGGTCGGGCCGACCCCGTGCCCGTCGTCGCAGACGCGCTTCGCCGCGCGCGAGGAGACGTCGCGCGGCGCGAGGTTCCCAAAGCTCGGGTAGATTCGTTCGAGGTAATAGTCCCGCTC carries:
- a CDS encoding DUF4301 family protein, translated to MMSRSPFTAEDLKQLAEAGIDPNEALRQVGLLANPPAYARLVRPCTPGDGIRVLSRGEIEESLAAYERARAANRLSKFVPASGAATRMFQSLLWFLKETRDFTREEIEDVAAKGTPQFEELGRFLEGARSPEGFAFREALRVALAGKGLVLEELAAARRYRPILETLLVEMDYGRLPKGLIPFHAHEDGIRTAFEEHLVETALDARNADGTCRLHFTVSPEHEPVFRALLAEAGPRLGEKLGVRYDVGFSGQKPSTDTLALDDRGEPFREADGRLLLRPGGHGALLENLNDIQGDIVLIKNIDNVAARRLGTDPIEWKKVLAGYLVRLQELVFRLLARLEEGDAIVEEASLFARDVLAIAPHGEEKRNLSREERRAFLIRKLARPIRVCGMVPNAGHVGGGPFWVLGRDGTVSLQVVESAEIDPRSETQQAILAASTHFSPVELVCGVRGPRGDPYDLNRFADPEAVFISSKSRGGRKLRALERPGLWNGGMADWITVFVESPAETFTPVKRVTDLLSLAHKVG
- a CDS encoding cytochrome b/b6 domain-containing protein → MNRSLRFALFLVLLAGSGSRDAAGATAAASTMHPLFPLLDETGTNVLASGGPVSAMRTCGACHDTEFIERESAHAGAGWDAPREVKRERSGRPWEGNAGMLGGWNPITYRTISPPDDGAIDLSLPDWIRFFGRRHVGGGPARRAADGALLSEKKSAGPDDLEASWFDPETKQREPWDWERSGAVEMNCFLCHLPDPDNEARIAALESGAFRWATTFTLARTGVGGRSGAIWRWNRDAFDEEGRVRSDRIRVQDPANEACGRCHGLVHGDPDMPVLLKSCVPDYWTTLTTGQILSPQRISESGINLKDKTALFRSWDVHAERRLSCVDCHHSVNSPVHGRVSESAGLEHLRFDPRKMSMGEYLKRPSHRLARAGGASAEGAEEGGGSSQECESCHLAEKTHEWLPHWRRHITVLSCNACHTPRLYAPARQTIDWTVLTPERKPRVACRGDESTGADPLALVESHEPILLPRAGGKSAGTLHPHNLISSWFWVEGEPERPVTEARLAEAFFDGNDYRKEILAALDANRDGIVEENELVLDTPEKTAAIRDRLLAVGSADPRIEAEVRPYSIPHNVTTGEWATRDCRTCHGPDSRLSRAFPLAEEAPGGVLPAFIARASAVPAGEIVREANGEILFVPSTRAMGLHVLGHDSSRTANRIGLIGVGAVLLGIAAHGGLRIRSARRRRALRGERSASPTTRIVMYGPYERLWHWLQALAILALLATGIAVHLPGRVPFIDFALAVRAHSILGFLVVINAALAAFYHVAGGEIRQYLPERGNFFSQAIEQTRYYLGGVFRGEPHPFTKRPGRKLNPLQQITYLAILNVLLPLQTITGVLVWGADRWPSVDAALGGLPLLAAVHAAGAWLFAAFLAMHVYLATTGPTPGAHIRAMIAGWEEAPEEGGHKEESR
- a CDS encoding outer membrane protein transport protein, with protein sequence MAKSRIVRIAAAAVLVLGPGTAEATNGYFSHGVGMKAKGMGGAAIAAPQDALSAGSNPAALGFVGDRADIGFELFRPERRSEITGNMNPPLNAVYDANGKRNFVSPELGFSKNLGGRFAAGIALYGRGGMNTSYTTPIGLFGTDDAGVDLAQLLVVPAISVRMGEWSAVGIGINFLYQRFQATGLENFTVTEPRPYSLHPDKITNNDYASSTGFGVAVGWMGRLLPRLAIGAAYQSKISASEFDEYAGLFAGKGDFDIPSSFGAGIGIDLTDRILLAFDATRILYTDVPAVSNPLLPNLGTAPLGDENGAGFGWEDMTVFKVGLSAAATRALTLRCGYNYGGQPIPASETLFNMLAPGVVEHHATFGATWSSPCGGELTFAYMHAFEKTVAGEGSIPPGTPEQGGMGGGEANLTMLENSFGLAYGRSF
- a CDS encoding succinate dehydrogenase/fumarate reductase iron-sulfur subunit, with amino-acid sequence MKLTLKVWRQSGPKEKGRLVAYVLDDVSPDQSFLEMLDDLNRVLVLKGEEPVVFEHDCREGICGCCGLMINGQAHGPVRGTTVCQLHMRNFKDGDTIVIEPWRAKGFPVIKDLMVDRSAFDRIIEAGGYVSVNTGGIPDANAIPIRKEDADLAMDAAACIGCGACVASCPNASAMLFVGAKISQYALLPQGQVERVARALNMVAAMDREGFGNCSNVAECEASCPKLITLSNIQRMYREHVKASWKYAPREAREAAG
- a CDS encoding YeeE/YedE family protein is translated as MNPYLAGALLGVVLFLAFFTTGNGLGASGGIARILVSVEDRLVPEHVDRTPHLLAMAGGDTNPLDNWIVFVTIGALLGGFASGLLHGRIRTETQKGPRISSGSRWFFAFLGGLVMGYGARLARGCTSGQALSGGAVLSVGSWAFMFAVFGGGYALAWFVRRLWT
- a CDS encoding YeeE/YedE family protein encodes the protein MAPFALIDILGKPATYSIYLLIGFAFGAVLEMAGFADSRRLAAQFYLRNMTVLKVMFGAIVTAMVLLFLASGLGLLDMGRVWVNPTYLVPGIVGGLLMGVGFILGGFCPGTSIVALANLKIDGLFFFLGVSAGVVLFGETVGLYEGFYHSTPMGRFTLSEWLGIPEGWVVLLVVLMALFMFWGAEKLEGIYGERGEPARASGRRFPPRLAGAAALVVLALVVLGIGQPTSAEQWERIAPRKQPLLDERRVQIHPAELVDLARNDQVRLLLLDLRDESDFNVFHLVDSRRVTLEEVRDGLPALGLLSAPANTVTVLISNGEERATDAWKLLATSGVLNVYILEGGINNWLDVYGHPEHDAICPEGEASGGTARIEAFAHRFEHALGSAQPSADPDALAERAIEFTPKVELQIRKKLGGGCG
- a CDS encoding fumarate reductase/succinate dehydrogenase flavoprotein subunit; the protein is MKLDSKVPGGPLETKWQRHRFELKRVNPANRRKFDIIVVGTGLAGASAAASFGELGYNVHVFTYHDSPRRAHSIAAQGGINAAKNYQNDGDSVWLLFYDTIKGGDYRAREANVHRLAEVSVDIIDQCVAQGVPFARDYGGLLANRSFGGAQVSRTFYARGQTGQQLLLGAYSALMRQVHTGKVKLHTRHEMLDLVVIDGVARGIVTRNLLTGAIEAHTADAVVLATGGYARAYYLSTMAMASSCTSVWRAHKRGALFGNASWGQIHPTCIPRHGDRQSKLTLMSESLRNDGRVWVTKAKGDKRHPREITEEERDYYLERIYPSFGNLAPRDVSSRAAKRVCDDGHGVGPTGQAVYLDFADAIRRDGRAVIEAKYGNLFDMYKMITDEDPYELPMRIYPAPHYTMGGLWVDYNLMSNVPGLFVIGEANYSDHGANRLGASALMQGLADGYFVIPYTIAGYLAGTKLPKVKPDHDACRAVIAETKAHIDRLLALKGNKTVEEIHRDLGQVLWDYCGMSRNAEGLNIAKKRISEIRAEFWENAKVVGRNGDLNPVLESALRVAEFLELADLMVEDAASRTESCGCHLREESQTPDGEAIRDDENFSYVSAWEWNGVGKAPTLHKEELKFEFVTPSVRSYK